In the Fibrobacter sp. UWR3 genome, GGTAGTAATCGTAGTTCCTGTAACCGCTAAACTTGCGGTTCTCGAACGGGTAGTCGACCGTTTCCGCAATCTTTTCCAGGTCCAGAATGCGGTCGGTTTTTGTGTCGAAGAATAGCGTTGCAACATGGCCCGAATGGGCTGTCGGGTAGCGGCGAATCACGCGTTCCACATAGCGGCAGAAGCGTTTTTTGCCCACAATACAGGCCACCGCATAGAAGAACCGCTTGTACAGAAGCGTCCAGGCGTCGTAACCCTTCGACTTAAAATCCGTTGTAATGGCAAGCGTAATCACGCGCAAAAAGCTGCAATACAGCACGAACGCCTTTTCCCAGAAATGTGATTTCGGAAGGCCGTCCAGCGGGAAGATATCGACCCAGATTCCCATCTCGCCCTTGTGGCGTTCCATCTTGACCGTAGTGCGGTTGTCGTAGGCCTTTGCAAACGGGTAGAAATAGCCGTCGCAGGTATCGTCGACAAGCGTGAGCCATTCCTTGTGGCCCGCTGCATTCTTGTCTTTCAAGATGGCGATGAGTTTTTCGTAATCCTCGCGCAACATACAAATGTCGATATCGTCATCCCAGGGAATATAGCCCTTATGGCGCACAGCTCCAAGAAGTGTACCATAGGCAAGGCTATACTTCAGGTTGTTTTCCTTGCAAATGCGGTCAATCTCGTCCAAAACAGACATCTGGATTTCGCGACATTCCTGCTGTTCAATCTTCTTCATTATTCAGCCTTCCCGCTAGTAAGTTTTTCCCTATCGGCATCCATTTTCTTCTTCACGATTTTCCAATAGATACCGAGCAACGCGAGAACCGCCAGATAAATTCCGCCCTTTTCAACAAGCGAAAGTTCCGGCTGTTTCACGTTGAGCATTACATAGAAAGTAATCAACCCCACAATCCATGCAACCTGCGACACAAGCCGTACGGAATATGGCCTGTAGCCCATCTTGATAAGGTAGATGTTGTTGCAGATAATCGCCATGATGTTGTAGCCGAGCATCGAGAGGGCCGCACCCACGAGCCCGAGCGCAGGAATCAGGAAGTACCCGAGCGCAAGAGCCACGCCCAGCGAAATCACGTCCATAATCAGGGAGTACAGGCTCTTGCCCATGCCGTTCAACACCACGATGGACATGCCGCCAAAGCCCGCGACGAGATGCACCAGCAGGAGAATCCCGAGCGCCTCGGGCTGCACGATGAAGTCCTTGCCCGCGATAGAAAGAATTTCGCCCGGGAACAGCACGATGAAGAACCCGATAAGCAACTGGATGAAGGTAACCATGAACACGCAGTAACTGTAGACAGGCTTGAGGTCGGTCTTGAGGCGTTCCTTGTCCATACCCGCGACAACCGGAGTGAGGATAGGAGTGAACCCCACGCGGATTGTCTGGAGGGCGTTCGAGATGGTGACCATGATACCGTAGGCACCCGCCTTCTCGGGCCCGAGGAAGAGCATCACCAGCCAGAGGCTAGAGCGCGTGAGGAACGAGGAAACAAACTCGCCGAACCCGAGCGGGAGCGAGTAGAGCAGCAGGCCCTTCGACACGAGCTTGCCCGGATTCATGGGCATCTCGGGGAACTGGCGGCGCACCAGCACAAAGTGCACGCAGAAGCCCACCACCTGCCCCACAAGCAGGCCCAGCGGGAGCGCATGCGGGATTCCCATGAAGTGGAGCGCGATGGAAGTCGCGGGCGCGAGCGTGACCGTCAGGAACGAATTCACGAACACGGCATTCTGCGGACGGCGGTTGCCTTCGGATGCAGTACTGAAAACGTACGTGCCC is a window encoding:
- a CDS encoding phosphorylcholine transferase LicD codes for the protein MKKIEQQECREIQMSVLDEIDRICKENNLKYSLAYGTLLGAVRHKGYIPWDDDIDICMLREDYEKLIAILKDKNAAGHKEWLTLVDDTCDGYFYPFAKAYDNRTTVKMERHKGEMGIWVDIFPLDGLPKSHFWEKAFVLYCSFLRVITLAITTDFKSKGYDAWTLLYKRFFYAVACIVGKKRFCRYVERVIRRYPTAHSGHVATLFFDTKTDRILDLEKIAETVDYPFENRKFSGYRNYDYYLSLFYRDYMQLPPEEKRYNHGLDVWWK
- a CDS encoding oligosaccharide flippase family protein translates to MGNLETDSKFLKKAMIVNVVGTILKVCGPLLTFVMARIFGAAEFGIFVSAQTLLLTIAHSATLGLDKGLYWYLPQNKLNGRPAHDGIMESFWIAAAIALFCTGVIFVGSFTPYISKELPWYAVSLLFYVGTYVFSTASEGNRRPQNAVFVNSFLTVTLAPATSIALHFMGIPHALPLGLLVGQVVGFCVHFVLVRRQFPEMPMNPGKLVSKGLLLYSLPLGFGEFVSSFLTRSSLWLVMLFLGPEKAGAYGIMVTISNALQTIRVGFTPILTPVVAGMDKERLKTDLKPVYSYCVFMVTFIQLLIGFFIVLFPGEILSIAGKDFIVQPEALGILLLVHLVAGFGGMSIVVLNGMGKSLYSLIMDVISLGVALALGYFLIPALGLVGAALSMLGYNIMAIICNNIYLIKMGYRPYSVRLVSQVAWIVGLITFYVMLNVKQPELSLVEKGGIYLAVLALLGIYWKIVKKKMDADREKLTSGKAE